One stretch of Nocardioides perillae DNA includes these proteins:
- a CDS encoding DMT family transporter, translating to MTAAATSPRAGVGLLQVCLAGVLWGTGGLVVTLLHERDGLGAMTVSAWRMAVAAVALVAFALATRQWGSVRATLRTDPKAAVVVGSGTAAYQGLYFVAVLEAGVSVATVVSLGLAPVLAATWEHAAARTRPTGRGVAVLGAALAGLVLVSTSSHGAAPEGGSAALGLALAVASGATYAATTVLGRHLAQRADPVALTTCATGAGALVLAPFLAVAALRGEPVATTDATSLALLAYLGVATMALAYGLLYAGLRTTTGSAATVATLVEPVSAAVLAALLLGERLSAPAVAGCVLILAAVAGLRPRPAVTTGRRGGPRTRSGGRGRAPRSDRAAAP from the coding sequence GTGACCGCAGCCGCCACCTCCCCGCGCGCCGGGGTCGGACTGCTGCAGGTCTGCCTCGCCGGCGTGCTGTGGGGCACGGGCGGCCTGGTGGTGACGCTGCTGCACGAGCGCGACGGGCTCGGCGCCATGACCGTCAGCGCGTGGCGGATGGCGGTCGCCGCAGTCGCCCTCGTCGCGTTCGCGCTGGCGACCCGGCAGTGGGGGAGCGTGCGCGCGACCCTGCGCACGGACCCGAAGGCGGCGGTCGTGGTGGGCTCCGGCACCGCGGCCTACCAGGGTCTCTACTTCGTCGCGGTGCTCGAGGCGGGGGTGAGCGTCGCGACCGTGGTGAGCCTCGGGCTCGCGCCGGTGCTCGCCGCCACCTGGGAGCACGCCGCCGCCCGCACCCGCCCCACGGGCCGCGGCGTCGCGGTGCTCGGCGCGGCGCTGGCCGGCCTCGTGCTGGTGAGCACCAGCAGCCACGGCGCCGCACCCGAGGGCGGGTCCGCCGCGCTCGGCCTGGCGCTCGCGGTGGCGTCGGGCGCGACGTACGCCGCCACGACGGTGCTGGGCCGCCACCTCGCCCAGCGCGCCGACCCCGTGGCCCTCACGACCTGCGCGACGGGCGCGGGCGCGCTCGTCCTGGCGCCCTTCCTCGCCGTCGCCGCGCTGCGCGGCGAGCCCGTGGCGACGACCGACGCGACGTCGCTCGCGCTGCTGGCCTACCTCGGCGTCGCGACGATGGCGCTGGCCTACGGCCTGCTCTACGCCGGGCTGCGCACCACGACGGGCTCCGCGGCGACGGTCGCGACCCTGGTCGAGCCGGTCTCGGCCGCGGTGCTGGCCGCGCTGCTGCTCGGCGAGCGGCTCAGCGCGCCGGCGGTGGCGGGCTGCGTGCTCATCCTCGCCGCCGTCGCCGGCCTGCGCCCGCGACCCGCAGTCACCACGGGTCGCCGAGGCGGTCCTCGCACGCGGTCGGGAGGGCGAGGTCGAGCCCCGCGCTCGGACCGTGCCGCAGCACCATGA
- the ychF gene encoding redox-regulated ATPase YchF, giving the protein MALTIGIVGLPNAGKSTLFNALTKNDVLAANYPFATIEPNVGVVGVPDDRLPRLAEIFSSAKVLPATVEFVDIAGIVRGASEGEGLGNKFLAHIRESAAICQVTRVFRDEDVTHVDGEVNPANDISTIQTELILADLQTVEKAVPRLEKEARAKKELAGTLAAAKEALAHLEAGTPLIATDVDRDAVRELSLLTAKPFIYVFNCDADELADDELKQRMRDLVAPAEAIFLDAKFESDLVELGDDDEARAMLAEMGVDEPGLDVLARVGFETLGLQTYLTAGPKETRAWTIKKGATAPEAAGVIHTDFQRGFIKAEVVSFDDLVEHGSMLKAREAGKVRMEGKDYVMADGDVVEFRFNV; this is encoded by the coding sequence GTGGCTCTCACCATCGGCATCGTCGGTCTTCCCAACGCGGGCAAGTCGACGCTCTTCAACGCCCTGACCAAGAACGACGTGCTCGCCGCGAACTACCCCTTCGCGACCATCGAGCCCAACGTCGGCGTCGTGGGCGTGCCCGACGACCGGCTGCCGCGGCTGGCGGAGATCTTCTCCTCGGCCAAGGTGCTGCCGGCGACGGTGGAGTTCGTCGACATCGCCGGCATCGTGCGCGGCGCCTCGGAGGGGGAGGGGCTCGGCAACAAGTTCCTCGCGCACATCCGCGAGTCGGCCGCGATCTGCCAGGTGACGCGGGTGTTCCGCGACGAGGACGTCACCCACGTCGACGGCGAGGTCAACCCCGCCAACGACATCTCCACGATCCAGACCGAGCTGATCCTGGCCGACCTGCAGACAGTGGAGAAGGCCGTGCCGCGCCTCGAGAAGGAGGCGCGTGCCAAGAAGGAGCTCGCCGGCACGCTCGCGGCGGCCAAGGAGGCGTTGGCCCACCTCGAGGCCGGCACGCCGCTCATCGCCACCGACGTCGACCGCGACGCGGTGCGCGAGCTGTCGCTGCTGACGGCCAAGCCCTTCATCTACGTCTTCAACTGCGACGCCGACGAGCTCGCCGACGACGAGCTCAAGCAGCGCATGCGCGACCTGGTCGCGCCCGCCGAGGCGATCTTCCTCGACGCGAAGTTCGAGTCCGACCTGGTCGAGCTCGGCGACGACGACGAGGCTCGCGCGATGCTCGCCGAGATGGGCGTCGACGAGCCCGGCCTCGACGTGCTGGCGCGGGTCGGCTTCGAGACCCTCGGCCTGCAGACCTACCTCACCGCCGGCCCCAAGGAGACGCGGGCCTGGACCATCAAGAAGGGCGCCACGGCCCCCGAGGCCGCCGGCGTCATCCACACCGACTTCCAGCGCGGCTTCATCAAGGCCGAGGTCGTCAGCTTCGACGACCTGGTCGAGCACGGCTCGATGCTCAAGGCCCGCGAGGCCGGCAAGGTGCGCATGGAGGGCAAGGACTACGTCATGGCCGATGGCGACGTGGTGGAGTTCCGCTTCAACGTCTGA
- a CDS encoding PH domain-containing protein: MDHQGEDALREPAHRVSPRAVGYWRLTAAIGTLVTWAVLVAALLLWPDRPGWAVALGVGLALAAVVRPALMPDLRYRWHRWEVTPTAVHTRAGWITVEQRIAPISRVQTVDSSQTGLMRLFGLRSITVTTASSAGPLVVECLDEQVADRVVADLTRITGQASGDAT; the protein is encoded by the coding sequence GTGGACCACCAGGGGGAGGACGCACTCCGCGAGCCCGCGCACCGGGTCTCGCCGCGCGCGGTCGGCTACTGGCGCCTGACCGCGGCGATCGGCACGCTCGTCACCTGGGCGGTCCTCGTGGCGGCCCTCCTGCTCTGGCCCGACCGGCCGGGCTGGGCCGTCGCCCTCGGTGTCGGGCTCGCGCTGGCCGCGGTGGTGCGGCCCGCGCTGATGCCCGACCTGCGCTATCGCTGGCACCGCTGGGAGGTCACGCCGACCGCCGTCCACACCCGCGCCGGGTGGATCACGGTGGAGCAGCGCATCGCCCCCATCTCCCGCGTGCAGACCGTCGACTCCTCCCAGACCGGGCTGATGCGGCTCTTCGGGCTGCGCTCCATCACGGTCACCACCGCCTCGTCGGCGGGCCCGCTCGTGGTGGAGTGCCTCGACGAGCAGGTGGCCGACCGGGTCGTCGCCGACCTGACCCGGATCACCGGCCAGGCGTCCGGGGACGCCACGTGA
- a CDS encoding PH domain-containing protein, giving the protein MTVVDPLRTLRGFAVPIVIAVVGIGSGDVGLSLRLAPVMLAGALLLGLVPWLTTRWQVTPTQLQVRRGLISRRVVTAPLDRVRSVDLEASLLHRVLGLVKVQVGTGVDDTRIELDALARHEAHALQAWLLAQRAAPAPADHADHAERVAEAAPPTPPVEELARIDWSWLRFAPFSLARLVVVAGTLGVLSQVLDDVDLVSRERVEGVRDFVLAQALAAVLVVGVVGALVAWVALSTIGYVLQWWDLRLVRTDGSLRMTAGLVTTRSTTVEEARVRGVRLSEPPLLRLVGGAELAVLATGVGSGGTTSVLPPSPRTVDVEVGHRVVDAGEADRPLDLPLTGHGPAARRRAHLRALRGVLPPVAAVVAAAVWWVVPPAAAATAVAALLLLALGVGELSWRHLGHALTPAHLVAGAPAASRTRTVLETDGVIGWNVTQGWFQRRAGLVTLTATTAAGPERVVVHDVPRQAALDLATRATPGLLEQFLVGNGVERPGGRSGATAQEP; this is encoded by the coding sequence ATGACCGTCGTCGACCCGCTGCGCACCCTGCGCGGCTTCGCCGTGCCGATCGTGATCGCCGTCGTCGGCATCGGCTCCGGGGACGTGGGCCTGTCGCTGCGGCTGGCGCCGGTGATGCTCGCGGGCGCGCTGCTGCTCGGGCTCGTGCCGTGGTTGACCACCCGCTGGCAGGTCACGCCGACCCAGCTGCAGGTGCGCCGCGGGCTGATCAGCAGGCGCGTCGTGACCGCCCCCCTCGACCGCGTGCGCAGCGTCGACCTCGAGGCCTCGCTGCTCCACCGCGTGCTGGGGCTGGTGAAGGTGCAGGTCGGCACGGGCGTCGACGACACGCGCATCGAGCTCGACGCCCTCGCTCGCCACGAGGCCCATGCGTTGCAGGCGTGGCTGCTGGCGCAGCGTGCCGCCCCGGCACCCGCCGACCACGCCGACCACGCCGAGCGCGTCGCGGAGGCCGCCCCGCCGACCCCACCGGTGGAGGAGCTGGCGCGCATCGACTGGTCCTGGCTGCGCTTCGCGCCGTTCTCGCTGGCCCGGCTCGTGGTGGTGGCCGGCACCCTGGGCGTGCTCTCGCAGGTCCTCGACGACGTCGACCTCGTGAGCCGCGAGCGGGTCGAGGGCGTCCGCGACTTCGTGCTCGCCCAGGCCCTCGCGGCGGTGCTGGTCGTGGGCGTGGTCGGGGCGCTGGTGGCCTGGGTCGCCCTCTCGACGATCGGCTACGTCCTGCAGTGGTGGGACCTCCGGCTCGTGCGCACCGACGGCAGCCTCCGCATGACCGCCGGTCTCGTCACCACCCGCAGCACCACGGTCGAGGAGGCGCGGGTGCGCGGGGTCCGGCTCAGCGAGCCGCCGCTCCTGCGCCTGGTCGGCGGCGCCGAGCTCGCGGTCCTGGCCACCGGCGTCGGCTCGGGTGGCACCACCTCCGTGCTGCCGCCGAGCCCCCGCACCGTCGACGTCGAGGTCGGCCACCGGGTGGTCGACGCCGGGGAGGCGGACCGGCCCCTCGACCTGCCGCTCACCGGCCACGGTCCGGCCGCGCGCCGTCGCGCGCACCTGCGGGCGCTGCGCGGCGTCCTGCCGCCCGTCGCCGCCGTGGTCGCCGCGGCCGTGTGGTGGGTCGTGCCGCCCGCGGCGGCCGCGACCGCCGTCGCGGCACTGCTGCTGCTCGCCCTGGGCGTCGGCGAGCTGTCGTGGCGCCACCTGGGGCACGCGCTGACCCCGGCCCACCTGGTGGCGGGCGCCCCGGCGGCCAGCCGCACGCGCACCGTGCTGGAGACCGACGGGGTGATTGGGTGGAACGTGACCCAGGGGTGGTTCCAACGGCGGGCGGGGCTCGTCACCCTCACCGCCACGACGGCCGCCGGCCCGGAGCGCGTCGTCGTGCACGACGTGCCGCGACAGGCCGCGCTCGACCTGGCGACGCGCGCGACCCCCGGGCTGCTCGAGCAGTTCCTGGTCGGGAACGGTGTCGAGCGGCCCGGGGGCCGGTCAGGCGCGACGGCTCAGGAGCCGTAG
- a CDS encoding exodeoxyribonuclease III, which produces MRLATWNVNSLRSRIDRVEAFLDRHEVDVLALQETKAREDQLPLMGLESRGYEVAAAGTSQWNGVAIVSRVGLDDVQVGFPEAPGWGDPLETESRAIGAVCGGVRVWSLYVPNGRKPDDPHYVYKLDWLSRLHDAARGWVDEPTALVGDWNIAPTDQDVFDPAQFTKSTHVTPPEREAFGRFLETGYADVVRPHVPGDAGYTYWDYYRQRFERNRGMRIDFVLGSPTLAERVTGAFVDRDERDPAQGSGSPSDHAPVVVDLAD; this is translated from the coding sequence GTGCGCCTCGCGACCTGGAACGTCAACTCCCTCCGCTCCCGCATCGACCGCGTCGAGGCCTTCCTCGACCGCCACGAGGTCGACGTGCTCGCGCTGCAGGAGACCAAGGCCCGCGAGGACCAGCTGCCGCTGATGGGCCTGGAGTCGCGCGGCTACGAGGTCGCCGCCGCCGGCACCAGCCAGTGGAACGGCGTGGCGATCGTGAGCCGCGTGGGCCTCGACGACGTGCAGGTCGGCTTCCCCGAGGCCCCCGGCTGGGGCGACCCCCTCGAGACCGAGTCGCGCGCGATCGGCGCGGTCTGCGGCGGCGTGCGGGTGTGGTCGCTCTACGTGCCCAACGGCCGCAAGCCCGACGACCCGCACTACGTCTACAAGCTCGACTGGCTCTCGCGGCTCCACGACGCAGCGCGGGGCTGGGTCGACGAGCCCACCGCGCTCGTCGGAGACTGGAACATCGCCCCGACCGACCAGGACGTGTTCGACCCCGCGCAGTTCACGAAGTCCACCCACGTCACCCCGCCGGAGCGCGAGGCGTTCGGCCGCTTCCTCGAGACCGGGTACGCCGACGTGGTGCGCCCGCACGTGCCCGGCGACGCGGGCTACACCTACTGGGACTACTACCGCCAGCGCTTCGAGCGCAACCGCGGCATGCGCATCGACTTCGTGCTCGGCTCCCCCACCCTGGCCGAGCGGGTCACCGGCGCCTTCGTCGACCGCGACGAGCGGGACCCGGCCCAGGGCAGCGGCAGCCCGTCGGACCACGCGCCGGTGGTCGTCGACCTGGCCGACTGA
- a CDS encoding DUF3089 domain-containing protein, producing the protein MPRSVPSPVPHPVVLAALALLALVTPLVAAPTTAATTAATTAATATATTTATAATTATTALPDVPAVPVPSGEPGAADDVLWLCHPGLPEAQDPCRGSQETTVQRADGSSTTTTPRTDPRPAVDCFYVYPTVSNQPQPNALRVRAPEVAAVAQLQAARFSTTCRVFAPVYRQRTLPALAAEDAFTPAQQREFFDLAYADVLAAWRSFLRRDSRGRGFVLLAHSQGTRILRKLVREQVDPRPALRQRLVSAVLPGADVLVRRGRTTGGDFRHVPVCERPRQTGCVAAWSTFDQPPPPDSRFGRPPATREEDGLPAGPAYEVVCTNPADLAGNRRRTARTVVRSEPFPGVIGLLLVQTFRGLPPNATTPYVVPAERYSVRCQRVAGAHVLLARPLPGARDLGEAPDETWGLHLTDVNLVLDDAVAMVRTQARAWAARR; encoded by the coding sequence GTGCCCCGGTCCGTCCCGTCCCCCGTCCCGCACCCCGTCGTGCTCGCCGCCCTCGCGCTGCTCGCCCTCGTCACGCCCCTCGTGGCTGCGCCGACCACCGCGGCGACCACCGCGGCGACCACCGCGGCGACGGCCACGGCGACGACCACGGCGACGGCCGCGACCACCGCGACCACGGCGCTCCCGGACGTCCCCGCCGTCCCGGTGCCGTCCGGCGAGCCGGGCGCTGCGGACGACGTGCTGTGGCTGTGCCACCCCGGCCTGCCGGAGGCGCAGGACCCCTGCCGCGGCAGCCAGGAGACGACGGTGCAGCGCGCCGACGGGTCGTCGACGACCACCACGCCGCGCACCGACCCGCGGCCGGCGGTCGACTGCTTCTACGTCTACCCCACGGTGAGCAACCAGCCCCAGCCCAACGCCCTGCGCGTGCGCGCCCCCGAGGTCGCCGCGGTCGCGCAGCTGCAGGCGGCGCGCTTCTCGACCACCTGCCGGGTCTTCGCGCCGGTCTACCGCCAGCGCACGCTGCCCGCGCTGGCGGCGGAGGACGCCTTCACGCCCGCGCAGCAGCGGGAGTTCTTCGACCTGGCCTACGCCGACGTGCTCGCCGCGTGGCGCAGCTTCCTGCGCCGCGACAGCAGGGGCCGCGGCTTCGTGCTGCTCGCCCACTCGCAGGGCACCCGCATCCTGCGCAAGCTCGTGCGCGAGCAGGTCGACCCGCGCCCCGCCCTGCGCCAGCGCCTGGTCTCGGCGGTCCTCCCCGGTGCCGACGTGCTGGTGCGCCGCGGCCGCACGACCGGCGGCGACTTCCGCCACGTGCCGGTCTGCGAGCGCCCGCGCCAGACGGGCTGCGTCGCGGCGTGGAGCACCTTCGACCAGCCTCCGCCGCCCGACAGCCGCTTCGGCCGGCCCCCCGCGACCCGCGAGGAGGACGGCCTGCCGGCGGGCCCGGCGTACGAGGTCGTCTGCACCAACCCCGCCGACCTCGCCGGCAACCGCCGCCGCACCGCTCGCACCGTCGTGCGCTCCGAGCCCTTCCCGGGCGTCATCGGGCTGCTGCTCGTGCAGACCTTCCGCGGGCTACCGCCCAACGCCACGACGCCGTACGTCGTGCCCGCCGAGCGCTACTCGGTGCGCTGCCAGCGCGTGGCCGGCGCCCACGTGCTGCTGGCCCGGCCCCTGCCGGGAGCCCGCGACCTCGGCGAGGCGCCCGACGAGACGTGGGGACTGCACCTCACCGACGTCAACCTGGTGCTCGACGACGCGGTGGCGATGGTGCGCACCCAGGCTCGCGCCTGGGCCGCGCGCCGCTGA
- a CDS encoding DNA recombination protein RmuC, whose amino-acid sequence MDLGTVLPLALGLLLALLVGLALGAVGGVLWSRARAADAPAVDPAALAGVADAAVVRDGLDRLQHQLGELARDRASWQGRLAQQVEDVRHGTELLRRETRALSTALRKPQVRGRWGEMHLRRAVELAGLVDRCDFEEQVRLADGALRPDLVVRLAGGRSVVVDAKVPLDAFLDATEVDDEPGEADPAAAAEEREHHLRRHAAQLRSHVEALAARRYWRALPSSPEFVVLFVPGESFLAAALEADPRLLDDAAAQRVVLATPTTLIALLRTVALGWTQESLADRADEIQRLGRDLHDRLAVLSGHLDSLGRSLTAAVGHYNATVGSYEARVLVAARRFGEAGLSDEPLGPVRQVEQATRSVAPAASRPHSA is encoded by the coding sequence ATGGACCTCGGCACCGTGCTCCCCCTCGCCCTCGGCCTGCTGCTCGCGCTCCTGGTGGGGCTCGCGCTCGGGGCGGTGGGTGGTGTGCTGTGGAGCCGCGCGCGGGCCGCGGACGCGCCCGCGGTCGACCCGGCGGCGCTCGCGGGCGTGGCCGACGCGGCGGTCGTGCGCGACGGCCTCGACCGGCTGCAGCACCAGCTCGGCGAGCTCGCCCGCGACCGCGCCAGCTGGCAGGGCCGGCTCGCCCAGCAGGTGGAGGACGTGCGCCACGGCACCGAGCTGCTGCGGCGCGAGACCCGGGCGCTGAGCACGGCGCTGCGCAAGCCGCAGGTGCGCGGTCGGTGGGGCGAGATGCACCTGCGCCGGGCGGTGGAGCTCGCGGGTCTCGTCGACCGGTGCGACTTCGAGGAGCAGGTGCGGCTCGCCGACGGGGCGCTGCGGCCCGACCTGGTCGTGCGGCTCGCGGGCGGCCGCAGCGTCGTGGTCGACGCCAAGGTGCCGCTCGACGCCTTCCTCGACGCCACCGAGGTCGACGACGAGCCGGGCGAGGCCGACCCGGCGGCGGCCGCCGAGGAGCGCGAGCACCACCTGCGCCGCCACGCCGCGCAACTGCGCAGCCACGTCGAGGCGCTGGCGGCGCGGCGCTACTGGCGGGCGCTGCCGAGCTCGCCGGAGTTCGTCGTGCTCTTCGTGCCGGGCGAGTCGTTCCTCGCCGCCGCGCTCGAGGCCGACCCTCGACTGCTCGACGACGCAGCGGCACAGCGGGTCGTCCTGGCCACGCCCACCACGCTCATCGCCCTGCTGCGCACCGTCGCGCTCGGGTGGACCCAGGAGTCGCTCGCCGACCGCGCCGACGAGATCCAGCGGCTGGGGCGCGACCTGCACGACCGGCTCGCCGTGCTGTCGGGCCACCTCGACTCGCTCGGCCGCTCCCTCACGGCGGCGGTGGGCCACTACAACGCCACCGTCGGGTCCTACGAGGCGCGCGTGCTCGTCGCCGCGCGCCGGTTCGGCGAGGCGGGGCTGTCCGACGAGCCCCTAGGGCCCGTCCGGCAGGTGGAGCAGGCCACCCGCTCGGTCGCCCCCGCGGCGAGCCGCCCGCACAGCGCCTGA
- a CDS encoding DUF6542 domain-containing protein yields MSPQAPLPPLPPTARLPRADRPSEAGHRVAALGAALVLAAAAFDLTFSGRLTMFFDLAFVVACLGLALAVRTDDVFTVGVLPPLLMLAAFVLLAAVDPAALDAPGDGVVQATVTGLAHHSAALASGYALCLATLAVRRRQAQSSNREVSPAP; encoded by the coding sequence GTGAGCCCGCAGGCCCCGCTCCCCCCGCTGCCGCCCACGGCGCGGCTCCCGCGCGCCGACCGGCCGAGCGAGGCCGGGCACCGGGTCGCGGCTCTGGGCGCCGCGCTCGTGCTCGCCGCCGCGGCCTTCGACCTCACCTTCTCCGGCCGGCTCACGATGTTCTTCGACCTGGCCTTCGTCGTCGCCTGCCTCGGCCTGGCGCTCGCCGTGCGCACCGACGACGTCTTCACCGTGGGGGTGCTGCCACCGCTGCTGATGCTGGCCGCCTTCGTGCTGCTCGCCGCCGTCGACCCCGCCGCCCTCGACGCCCCCGGCGACGGCGTCGTCCAGGCGACCGTCACCGGGCTGGCGCACCACAGCGCGGCGCTGGCCAGCGGCTACGCGCTGTGCCTGGCGACCCTCGCCGTGCGTCGCCGGCAGGCTCAGTCGTCGAACCGCGAGGTGTCGCCCGCGCCCTGA
- a CDS encoding L-threonylcarbamoyladenylate synthase, which yields MARYLDVHPVDPQPRLVDQVVQQLRDDALIAYPTDSGYALGCQLGNREGRDRILAIRELDDRHHFTLMCKDFAQLGQMVVVDNAAFRAIKATTPGPYTFILTATREVPRRLMHPKKKTVGVRITDHPVVCAILDRLGEPLLTSTLIMPGETEPRTQGWEVKEELDHLVDVVVESGEPSAEPTSVVDFSSGVPEVLRQGAGDTSRFDD from the coding sequence ATGGCGCGCTACCTCGACGTCCACCCGGTCGACCCGCAGCCGCGGCTCGTCGACCAGGTCGTGCAGCAGCTGCGCGACGACGCGCTCATCGCCTACCCCACCGACTCGGGCTACGCCCTGGGCTGCCAGCTGGGCAACCGCGAGGGCCGTGACCGCATCCTCGCGATCCGCGAGCTCGACGACCGCCACCACTTCACGCTCATGTGCAAGGACTTCGCGCAGCTGGGCCAGATGGTCGTCGTCGACAACGCCGCCTTCCGGGCGATCAAGGCGACGACGCCAGGGCCCTACACCTTCATCCTCACCGCGACCCGCGAGGTGCCGCGGCGGCTCATGCACCCGAAGAAGAAGACCGTCGGGGTGCGCATCACCGACCACCCGGTCGTCTGCGCGATCCTCGACCGGCTCGGCGAGCCGCTGCTGACGTCGACGCTGATCATGCCGGGGGAGACCGAGCCCCGCACGCAGGGCTGGGAGGTCAAGGAGGAGCTCGACCACCTCGTCGACGTCGTGGTCGAGTCGGGCGAGCCGTCGGCCGAGCCCACCTCCGTCGTCGACTTCTCCTCCGGGGTGCCCGAGGTGCTGCGTCAGGGCGCGGGCGACACCTCGCGGTTCGACGACTGA
- a CDS encoding 4-hydroxy-3-methylbut-2-enyl diphosphate reductase translates to MTTDLGTPPVLSPDEAREVLLAAPRGYCAGVDRAVITVEKALDLYGAPVYVRKQIVHNKHVVSTLEERGAVFVEELDEVPQGATVVFSAHGVSPEVHRQAAERSLKTIDATCPLVTKVHHEAKRFAAEDYDILLIGHAGHEEVEGTAGEAPEHIQLVDGPDDVARVQVRDPSRVAWLSQTTLSVDETMETVRALRERFPELLDPPSDDICYATQNRQLAVKEISPDADLVIVVGSANSSNSVRLAEVALEAGARAAYRVDDASEIEESWLEGVRTVSVTSGASVPEELVDGVLAHLAERGYPDARAVHTAEESLVFALPPELRRDMRAAEQAGRAGRG, encoded by the coding sequence ATGACCACCGACCTGGGCACGCCGCCCGTCCTGTCGCCCGACGAGGCCCGCGAGGTCCTCCTCGCCGCGCCGCGCGGCTACTGCGCCGGCGTCGACCGCGCGGTCATCACGGTCGAGAAGGCCCTGGACCTCTACGGCGCGCCCGTCTACGTGCGCAAGCAGATCGTGCACAACAAGCACGTCGTCTCCACCCTGGAGGAGCGGGGCGCCGTCTTCGTCGAAGAGCTCGACGAGGTGCCGCAGGGCGCGACCGTGGTGTTCTCCGCCCACGGCGTGTCGCCGGAGGTGCACCGCCAGGCCGCGGAGCGGTCGCTCAAGACCATCGACGCGACCTGCCCGCTGGTGACGAAGGTGCACCACGAGGCCAAGCGCTTCGCGGCCGAGGACTACGACATCCTGCTCATCGGCCACGCCGGCCACGAGGAGGTGGAGGGCACCGCGGGCGAGGCCCCCGAGCACATCCAGCTCGTCGACGGCCCCGACGACGTGGCGCGGGTGCAGGTGCGCGACCCCTCGCGCGTCGCGTGGCTCTCGCAGACGACGCTGTCGGTCGACGAGACGATGGAGACGGTCCGCGCGCTGCGCGAGCGCTTCCCCGAGCTGCTCGACCCGCCGAGCGACGACATCTGCTACGCCACCCAGAACCGCCAGCTCGCGGTGAAGGAGATCAGCCCCGACGCCGACCTGGTGATCGTCGTCGGCTCGGCCAACTCCTCCAACAGCGTGCGGCTCGCGGAGGTCGCGCTCGAGGCCGGCGCCCGGGCGGCTTACCGCGTCGACGACGCCTCCGAGATCGAGGAGTCCTGGCTCGAGGGCGTGCGCACCGTCTCGGTCACGAGCGGCGCCTCGGTGCCCGAGGAGCTGGTCGACGGGGTGCTCGCGCACCTCGCCGAGCGCGGCTACCCCGACGCCCGCGCGGTGCACACGGCCGAGGAGTCGCTGGTCTTCGCCCTCCCGCCGGAGCTGCGGCGCGACATGCGCGCCGCCGAGCAGGCGGGACGCGCCGGGCGCGGCTGA